The following proteins are co-located in the Meriones unguiculatus strain TT.TT164.6M chromosome 4, Bangor_MerUng_6.1, whole genome shotgun sequence genome:
- the Mef2b gene encoding myocyte-specific enhancer factor 2B isoform X3, which yields MKKAYELSVLCDCDIALIIFNSAQRLFQYASSDMDRVLLKYTEYSEPHESRTNADILQTLKRRGVGLDGPELEMEEGPEGPEEKLLRTLGSHRGSASPLPRIYPVAPAMSVSELSYRVPPAAPGCDPGELGEAPSAHSRPPHFRPPGLGHPIFSPSHFAGKTPPPLYLATDGRRPDLPPGLVGTRGGLGTSRSLYSGLQSPGAAPGPALGSFAFLPAGSAECSPGDTAQLPLPPSPWPPTRDAADPARPASARSLCEEGPPSRVASPPTPPVSIKSERLSPATGASGDFPRPYPYPLLLARPLAEPLRPTASLRRLTPDGWPR from the exons ATGAAGAAGGCTTACGAGCTGAGCGTGCTTTGTGACTGCGACATCGCACTGATCATCTTCAACAGCGCGCAGCGCCTCTTCCAGTACGCGAGCAGCGACATGGACCGGGTGCTGCTCAAGTACACTGAGTACAGCGAGCCGCACGAAAGCCGCACCAATGCGGACATTCTGCAG acactgaagagaaGGGGCGTGGGCCTTGATGGGCCTGagctggagatggaggaggggcCAGAGGGTCCGGAGGAGAAGCTGCTGAGGACGCTGGGCAGCCACCGGGGCTCCGCCTCGCCGCTGCCTCGGATCTAT CCCGTGGCCCCTGCGATGTCGGTCTCAGAGCTGTCATACCGGGTCCCACCGGCCGCCCCTGGCTGTGACCCTGGTGAGCTAGGGGAGGCCCCGTCTGCCCACAGCCGCCCGCCTCACTTTCGACCCCCGG GCCTGGGACACCCCATCTTCTCTCCAAGCCATTTCGCGGGAAAGACGCCCCCACCCCTGTACCTAGCGACTGATGGACGGAGGCCAGACCTGCCCCCGGGCCTGGTTGGGACCCGAGGGGGACTAGGCACCTCG AGGAGTCTGTACAGCGGCCTGCAGAGCCCAGGCGCCGCCCCGGGCCCGGCTCTGGGTAGCTTTGCCTTCCTGCCAGCAGGCTCCGCAG AGTGCAGCCCCGGAGACACCGCTCAGCTCCCGCTGCCCCCCTCGCCCTGGCCACCAACGAGGGACGCCGCGGATCCCGCCCGGCCAGC CAGTGCCCGCAGCCTATGTGAGGAGGGTCCTCCCAGCCGAGTGGCCTCCCCTCCGACGCCTCCAGTCAGCATCAAGTCCGAGCGTCTGTCTCCAGCTACTGGGGCCTCTGGTGACTTTCCCAGGCCCTACCCCTACCCACTGCTCCTTGCTAGGCCCTTGGCAGAGCCATTGCGGCCCACGGCCTCCCTGCGCCGCCTGACCCCTGACGGCTGGCCGCGGTAG
- the Mef2b gene encoding myocyte-specific enhancer factor 2B isoform X2, which translates to MGRKKIQISRILDQRNRQVTFTKRKFGLMKKAYELSVLCDCDIALIIFNSAQRLFQYASSDMDRVLLKYTEYSEPHESRTNADILQTLKRRGVGLDGPELEMEEGPEGPEEKLLRTLGSHRGSASPLPRIYPVAPAMSVSELSYRVPPAAPGCDPGELGEAPSAHSRPPHFRPPGLGHPIFSPSHFAGKTPPPLYLATDGRRPDLPPGLVGTRGGLGTSRSLYSGLQSPGAAPGPALGSFAFLPAGSAECSPGDTAQLPLPPSPWPPTRDAADPARPAARSLCEEGPPSRVASPPTPPVSIKSERLSPATGASGDFPRPYPYPLLLARPLAEPLRPTASLRRLTPDGWPR; encoded by the exons AtggggaggaaaaaaatccaGATCTCACGAATTCTAGACCAAAGGAACAGGCAG GTGACGTTCACCAAGCGAAAGTTCGGGCTGATGAAGAAGGCTTACGAGCTGAGCGTGCTTTGTGACTGCGACATCGCACTGATCATCTTCAACAGCGCGCAGCGCCTCTTCCAGTACGCGAGCAGCGACATGGACCGGGTGCTGCTCAAGTACACTGAGTACAGCGAGCCGCACGAAAGCCGCACCAATGCGGACATTCTGCAG acactgaagagaaGGGGCGTGGGCCTTGATGGGCCTGagctggagatggaggaggggcCAGAGGGTCCGGAGGAGAAGCTGCTGAGGACGCTGGGCAGCCACCGGGGCTCCGCCTCGCCGCTGCCTCGGATCTAT CCCGTGGCCCCTGCGATGTCGGTCTCAGAGCTGTCATACCGGGTCCCACCGGCCGCCCCTGGCTGTGACCCTGGTGAGCTAGGGGAGGCCCCGTCTGCCCACAGCCGCCCGCCTCACTTTCGACCCCCGG GCCTGGGACACCCCATCTTCTCTCCAAGCCATTTCGCGGGAAAGACGCCCCCACCCCTGTACCTAGCGACTGATGGACGGAGGCCAGACCTGCCCCCGGGCCTGGTTGGGACCCGAGGGGGACTAGGCACCTCG AGGAGTCTGTACAGCGGCCTGCAGAGCCCAGGCGCCGCCCCGGGCCCGGCTCTGGGTAGCTTTGCCTTCCTGCCAGCAGGCTCCGCAG AGTGCAGCCCCGGAGACACCGCTCAGCTCCCGCTGCCCCCCTCGCCCTGGCCACCAACGAGGGACGCCGCGGATCCCGCCCGGCCAGC TGCCCGCAGCCTATGTGAGGAGGGTCCTCCCAGCCGAGTGGCCTCCCCTCCGACGCCTCCAGTCAGCATCAAGTCCGAGCGTCTGTCTCCAGCTACTGGGGCCTCTGGTGACTTTCCCAGGCCCTACCCCTACCCACTGCTCCTTGCTAGGCCCTTGGCAGAGCCATTGCGGCCCACGGCCTCCCTGCGCCGCCTGACCCCTGACGGCTGGCCGCGGTAG
- the Mef2b gene encoding myocyte-specific enhancer factor 2B isoform X1: MGRKKIQISRILDQRNRQVTFTKRKFGLMKKAYELSVLCDCDIALIIFNSAQRLFQYASSDMDRVLLKYTEYSEPHESRTNADILQTLKRRGVGLDGPELEMEEGPEGPEEKLLRTLGSHRGSASPLPRIYPVAPAMSVSELSYRVPPAAPGCDPGELGEAPSAHSRPPHFRPPGLGHPIFSPSHFAGKTPPPLYLATDGRRPDLPPGLVGTRGGLGTSRSLYSGLQSPGAAPGPALGSFAFLPAGSAECSPGDTAQLPLPPSPWPPTRDAADPARPASARSLCEEGPPSRVASPPTPPVSIKSERLSPATGASGDFPRPYPYPLLLARPLAEPLRPTASLRRLTPDGWPR; the protein is encoded by the exons AtggggaggaaaaaaatccaGATCTCACGAATTCTAGACCAAAGGAACAGGCAG GTGACGTTCACCAAGCGAAAGTTCGGGCTGATGAAGAAGGCTTACGAGCTGAGCGTGCTTTGTGACTGCGACATCGCACTGATCATCTTCAACAGCGCGCAGCGCCTCTTCCAGTACGCGAGCAGCGACATGGACCGGGTGCTGCTCAAGTACACTGAGTACAGCGAGCCGCACGAAAGCCGCACCAATGCGGACATTCTGCAG acactgaagagaaGGGGCGTGGGCCTTGATGGGCCTGagctggagatggaggaggggcCAGAGGGTCCGGAGGAGAAGCTGCTGAGGACGCTGGGCAGCCACCGGGGCTCCGCCTCGCCGCTGCCTCGGATCTAT CCCGTGGCCCCTGCGATGTCGGTCTCAGAGCTGTCATACCGGGTCCCACCGGCCGCCCCTGGCTGTGACCCTGGTGAGCTAGGGGAGGCCCCGTCTGCCCACAGCCGCCCGCCTCACTTTCGACCCCCGG GCCTGGGACACCCCATCTTCTCTCCAAGCCATTTCGCGGGAAAGACGCCCCCACCCCTGTACCTAGCGACTGATGGACGGAGGCCAGACCTGCCCCCGGGCCTGGTTGGGACCCGAGGGGGACTAGGCACCTCG AGGAGTCTGTACAGCGGCCTGCAGAGCCCAGGCGCCGCCCCGGGCCCGGCTCTGGGTAGCTTTGCCTTCCTGCCAGCAGGCTCCGCAG AGTGCAGCCCCGGAGACACCGCTCAGCTCCCGCTGCCCCCCTCGCCCTGGCCACCAACGAGGGACGCCGCGGATCCCGCCCGGCCAGC CAGTGCCCGCAGCCTATGTGAGGAGGGTCCTCCCAGCCGAGTGGCCTCCCCTCCGACGCCTCCAGTCAGCATCAAGTCCGAGCGTCTGTCTCCAGCTACTGGGGCCTCTGGTGACTTTCCCAGGCCCTACCCCTACCCACTGCTCCTTGCTAGGCCCTTGGCAGAGCCATTGCGGCCCACGGCCTCCCTGCGCCGCCTGACCCCTGACGGCTGGCCGCGGTAG